The Henckelia pumila isolate YLH828 chromosome 2, ASM3356847v2, whole genome shotgun sequence genome includes a window with the following:
- the LOC140879598 gene encoding 3-oxoacyl-[acyl-carrier-protein] synthase II, chloroplastic-like — protein MAAASSAVCSWIMAACMSVACENDSSVSMLSTTPRSRLGRWASRRRKMVLAKSAPQFYGIRGLMSSCLAFEPCDRFKKSESFFGFGSRNIPLHRRRRKLHFPDAHSEVMAVAMQPANEIMPKKKPSTKHRRVVVTGLGLETPLGNDPDVFYNNLLEGVSGISEIEAFDCSQFPTKIAGEIKAFSTDGWVAPKLSKRMDKFMLYMLTAGKKALADAGITDDVMDEINKARCGVLIGSAMGGMKVFNDAIEALRISYRKMNPFCVPFATTNMGSAMLAMDLGWMGPNYSISTACATSNFCILNAANHIIRGEADMMLCGGSDAAIIPIGLGGFVACRALSQRNTDPSKASRPWDSNRDGFVMGEGAGVLLLEELEHAKKRGATIYAEFLGGSFTCDAYHMTEPHPEGAGVILCIEKALAQSGIPREDVNYINAHATSTPAGDLKEYQALIKCFGHNPELRVNSTKSMVGHLLGAAGAVEAVATVQAIRTGWVHPNINLENPDDGVDTNVLVGPTKERLDIKVALSNSFGFGGQNSSILFSPYK, from the exons ATGGCGGCTGCTTCGTCGGCGGTGTGTTCGTGGATAATGGCGGCATGCATGTCAGTTGCTTGTGAAAACGACTCTTCCGTTTCCATGCTCTCCACCACGCCGCGTTCGCGTCTCGGCAGATGGGCGTCCCGTAGGAGGAAGATGGTCCTCGCCAAGTCCGCGCCGCAGTTCTATGGCATTCGAGGTCTCATGTCTTCTTGCTTAGCTTTCGAGCCCTGCGATCGATTCAAGAAATCTGAATCTTTCTTCGGCTTCGGATCGAGGAATATCCCGCTGCATCGCAGGCGCAGGAAACTCCATTTCCCTGACGCCCATTCTG AAGTAATGGCTGTCGCTATGCAACCCGCCAATGAAATTATGCCCAAGAAGAAGCCTTCAACCAAGCATAGGCGAGTGGTAGTGACAGGTTTGGGTTTGGAGACACCGCTTGGTAATGACCCAGATGTGTTCTACAATAACCTGCTCGAGGGTGTCAGTGGCATAAGTGAGATAGAAGCTTTTGATTGTTCCCAGTTTCCAACA AAAATTGCTGGAGAGATCAAGGCTTTCTCCACGGACGGCTGGGTTGCACCTAAACTTTCCAAAAGAATGGACAAGTTCATGCTTTACATGCTAACCGCGGGAAAGAAAGCCTTGGCTGATGCAGGAATTACGGATGATGTCATGGATGAAATAAATAAAGCAAGGTGTGGCGTATTGATTGGCTCTGCCATGGGTGGGATGAAG GTTTTTAATGATGCGATTGAGGCTTTAAGGATCTCATATAGGAAGATGAATCCATTTTGTGTACCTTTTGCAACAACAAATATGGGATCTGCCATGCTTGCTATGGATCTG GGATGGATGGGCCCAAACTACTCAATATCCACTGCCTGTGCAACAAGCAATTTCTGCATACTGAATGCTGCTAATCACATCATTCGGGGTGAAGCT GACATGATGCTTTGTGGTGGTTCAGATGCGGCAATAATACCAATTG GATTGGGAGGCTTTGTTGCCTGCAGAGCACTATCTCAGAGAAACACTGATCCTTCTAAAGCCTCGCGTCCCTGGGATAGT AATCGCGATGGATTTGTTATGGGAGAAGGGGCTGGGGTGTTGCTTCTCGAAGAACTTGAACATGCTAAG AAAAGAGGTGCCACTATCTATGCTGAGTTTCTCGGTGGAAGCTTCACATGTGATGCTTATCATATGACGGAGCCTCATCCTGAAG GAGCTGGTGTCATTTTGTGCATAGAGAAGGCTCTAGCTCAGTCAGGAATACCTAGGGAAGATGTGAATTATATAAATGCACATGCAACATCTACGCCAGCTGGTGATCTCAAGGAGTATCAAGCCCTCATTAAGTGCTTCGGCCATAATCCCGAG TTAAGGGTGAACTCGACAAAATCAATGGTTGGGCACCTTCTTGGAGCAGCTGGTGCTGTGGAGGCTGTTGCAACTGTACAG GCGATTCGGACTGGCTGGGTTCATCCAAATATAAATCTTGAAAATCCGGATGATGGGGTG GATACAAATGTGCTGGTGGGACCAACCAAAGAAAGACTGGACATTAAAGTGGCATTGTCCAATTCATTTGGGTTTGGAGGGCAGAACTCATCGATATTATTTTCACCATACAAGTAG